A genomic segment from Curtobacterium sp. MCSS17_007 encodes:
- the rlmC gene encoding 23S rRNA (uracil(747)-C(5))-methyltransferase RlmC, with product MQCDYFDRGVCRSCTLMGQPYADQVLDKEIRTRELLHDAVEAVGGPGAVEWLPAITSPESGYRNKAKMVVGGTVQRPTVGILDHRQRGVDLRHCGICTPGIQRALPVLADFVADTGLIPYDVANRRGELKFVLVTESPDGELMVRFVLRSEGQLPRLREHLGALRRVLPEVVVVTANLLPEHKAVTEGDREVVLTEQETLPMRFGRVTMHLRPQSFFQTNTAVAAQLYDQASTWIDEVAPASMWDLYCGVGGFALHAARPGRAVTGIETSREAIRSAKQSAREAGLSDLRFAADDATEHALRTRPGALPELVLVNPPRRGIGEALATWLEDSPIEHVVYSSCNPVTLAKDLARMPSLRLRRARLLDMFPQTGHLEVVTLLSRH from the coding sequence ATGCAGTGCGACTACTTCGACCGCGGGGTGTGCCGTTCCTGCACGCTCATGGGTCAGCCCTACGCCGACCAGGTGCTCGACAAGGAGATCCGCACCCGCGAGCTCCTGCACGACGCGGTCGAGGCGGTGGGCGGCCCCGGAGCGGTCGAGTGGCTGCCCGCGATCACCAGCCCCGAGTCCGGGTACCGGAACAAGGCGAAGATGGTCGTCGGTGGGACGGTGCAGCGGCCGACCGTCGGCATACTCGATCACCGGCAGCGCGGCGTCGACCTCCGGCACTGCGGCATCTGCACGCCGGGCATCCAGCGCGCGCTCCCGGTGCTGGCGGACTTCGTCGCCGACACCGGGCTCATCCCGTACGACGTCGCGAACCGCCGGGGCGAGCTGAAGTTCGTGCTCGTCACCGAGTCGCCCGACGGCGAGCTCATGGTGCGGTTCGTCCTGCGTTCCGAGGGGCAGCTGCCCCGGTTGCGGGAGCACCTCGGTGCCCTGCGTCGCGTGCTGCCCGAGGTCGTCGTCGTGACCGCGAACCTCCTGCCCGAGCACAAGGCCGTCACCGAGGGGGACCGCGAGGTCGTGCTCACCGAGCAGGAGACCCTGCCGATGCGCTTCGGCCGGGTCACGATGCACCTGCGCCCGCAGAGCTTCTTCCAGACGAACACCGCCGTCGCCGCCCAGCTCTACGACCAGGCGTCGACGTGGATCGACGAGGTCGCGCCCGCGTCGATGTGGGACCTGTACTGCGGCGTCGGCGGGTTCGCCCTGCACGCCGCCCGCCCCGGCCGCGCCGTCACCGGGATCGAGACGAGCCGCGAGGCCATCCGGTCCGCGAAGCAGTCCGCGCGTGAGGCCGGGCTGTCCGACCTCCGGTTCGCCGCGGACGACGCGACGGAGCACGCGCTCCGCACCCGCCCCGGGGCGTTGCCGGAGCTCGTGCTCGTGAACCCGCCGCGTCGGGGCATCGGCGAGGCGCTCGCGACGTGGCTCGAGGACTCGCCGATCGAGCACGTCGTCTACTCCAGCTGCAACCCGGTCACCCTCGCGAAGGACCTCGCGCGCATGCCGTCACTCCGCCTCCGGCGCGCGCGGCTGCTCGACATGTTCCCGCAGACCGGGCACCTCGAGGTCGTGACGCTGCTGTCCAGGCACTGA
- a CDS encoding transglycosylase family protein, which produces MKKLSRTRTLVGGLAFAGIAATGVGLAAAPANAASGSTWDALAQCESGGNWAINTGNGYYGGLQFNLGTWQAHGGSGNPAAASREAQIAVAERVLASQGWGAWPACSAKLGLSGTAGAAPQAAAPAPAAPQQAAPAAPKQAAPQQAAPKATTPAAPKVSTPAGPSKPAAVATSGKTYTIQSGDTLDTIATKLNIDGGYMKLWAANTSTIDDANLIYAGQELQLPA; this is translated from the coding sequence ATGAAGAAGCTTTCCCGTACCCGCACCCTCGTCGGTGGCCTGGCCTTCGCCGGCATCGCCGCGACCGGTGTCGGCCTCGCGGCGGCGCCCGCGAACGCAGCGTCCGGCTCGACCTGGGACGCCCTCGCGCAGTGCGAGTCCGGCGGCAACTGGGCCATCAACACCGGCAACGGCTACTACGGCGGCCTGCAGTTCAACCTCGGCACCTGGCAGGCCCACGGTGGCTCGGGCAACCCCGCCGCCGCCAGCCGCGAAGCCCAGATCGCCGTCGCCGAGCGCGTCCTCGCCTCGCAGGGCTGGGGTGCATGGCCCGCCTGCTCCGCGAAGCTCGGGCTGAGCGGGACCGCCGGTGCCGCGCCGCAGGCGGCCGCGCCGGCCCCCGCCGCTCCGCAGCAGGCTGCTCCGGCCGCGCCGAAGCAGGCGGCCCCGCAGCAGGCTGCGCCGAAGGCGACGACCCCGGCAGCGCCGAAGGTCAGCACGCCGGCCGGGCCGAGCAAGCCCGCGGCGGTCGCCACGAGCGGCAAGACGTACACGATCCAGTCGGGCGACACGCTCGACACGATCGCGACGAAGCTGAACATCGACGGTGGCTACATGAAGCTGTGGGCCGCGAACACGTCGACCATCGACGACGCGAACCTGATCTACGCCGGCCAGGAGCTCCAGCTCCCCGCCTGA
- a CDS encoding LCP family protein yields MSERRAARAAAAAAAENQQAERRRDPREKRPLLVALAAALTALVASATVIAVVVAVFVGGLARSFDSGTDVIADAFPAGDRPAASGSAENILLVGSDSRAGSDLVDDHTAGGRSDTLVLAHVPADRRHVYLVSILRDSWVEVPGHGTAKINAAYAWGGIPLTVQTVERLLDVRIDHVAEIDLAGFADMTDALGGVTVQSTEDFTSRGHHFSRGPNHLDGEQALAFVRERYSFADADHTRVRNQQAFLRGVFEQALSRGTLTDPGRLQEFVAATSRHLAVDPGLDAAAIARLGWSLRDLRPDDLVTATMPTAGGGTSPDGQSVVLLDERDRQSLSQALRSDDLQHWVEARPRP; encoded by the coding sequence GTGTCCGAGCGTCGCGCCGCCCGAGCCGCGGCAGCAGCAGCGGCCGAGAACCAGCAGGCCGAACGTCGCCGTGACCCCCGGGAGAAGCGCCCGCTCCTCGTCGCCCTGGCGGCGGCCCTCACCGCCCTGGTCGCCAGCGCGACCGTGATCGCCGTCGTCGTCGCGGTGTTCGTCGGCGGACTGGCACGGAGCTTCGACAGCGGTACCGACGTCATCGCCGACGCGTTCCCGGCCGGGGACCGCCCGGCCGCATCCGGGTCGGCGGAGAACATCCTGCTCGTGGGCTCGGACTCCCGCGCCGGGAGCGACCTCGTCGACGACCACACCGCGGGCGGCCGCTCGGACACCCTCGTGCTCGCGCACGTCCCGGCCGACCGTCGACACGTCTACCTCGTGTCGATCCTCCGCGACTCGTGGGTCGAGGTGCCGGGGCACGGCACCGCGAAGATCAACGCCGCGTACGCGTGGGGCGGCATCCCCCTCACCGTGCAGACCGTCGAGCGGCTCCTCGACGTGCGCATCGACCACGTCGCGGAGATCGACCTCGCCGGGTTCGCCGACATGACCGACGCACTCGGCGGGGTGACGGTGCAGTCGACCGAGGACTTCACCTCTCGCGGGCACCACTTCAGCCGGGGCCCGAACCACCTCGACGGCGAGCAGGCACTGGCGTTCGTACGCGAGCGGTACTCCTTCGCGGACGCCGACCACACCCGGGTGCGCAACCAGCAGGCGTTCCTGCGCGGGGTCTTCGAGCAGGCCCTCTCGCGCGGCACACTGACCGACCCGGGGCGCCTGCAGGAGTTCGTGGCCGCGACGAGTCGACACCTGGCGGTCGACCCCGGCCTGGACGCCGCGGCCATCGCCCGTCTCGGCTGGTCGTTGCGCGACCTCCGACCCGACGACCTCGTCACGGCCACGATGCCGACCGCGGGCGGGGGGACGTCGCCCGACGGGCAGTCCGTCGTCCTCCTCGACGAGCGCGACCGGCAGTCCCTGTCCCAAGCGCTCCGGTCCGACGACCTCCAGCACTGGGTCGAGGCGCGCCCACGCCCCTGA
- a CDS encoding MarR family transcriptional regulator produces MHEPAEQWPLGRLLSAAARAVEREWDERLRAIGLTHAALIAIDILLRTGPTGADTLARTAHVQPQTMSRTLERAERDGLVERTAHPEDRRRRVVTVTDAGRRAWETARHIEREVLPEDDELRRRLTAVLHGR; encoded by the coding sequence ATGCACGAACCCGCCGAGCAGTGGCCGCTCGGACGCCTGCTCTCCGCCGCCGCCCGGGCCGTCGAACGCGAGTGGGACGAGCGACTCCGGGCGATCGGCCTGACGCACGCCGCGCTCATCGCGATCGACATCCTGCTCCGGACCGGACCGACGGGCGCGGACACCCTCGCCCGGACGGCACACGTACAGCCCCAGACGATGTCACGCACGCTCGAGCGCGCCGAGCGCGACGGACTGGTGGAGCGCACGGCCCACCCGGAGGACCGCCGTCGCCGCGTGGTGACGGTCACCGACGCAGGGCGACGGGCGTGGGAGACCGCCCGGCACATCGAGCGCGAGGTCCTCCCCGAGGACGACGAGCTCCGGAGGCGACTGACAGCAGTCCTCCACGGGCGCTGA
- a CDS encoding efflux RND transporter permease subunit, translating to MSRFLRIVLPALVIVVWLVVASVGGPVFGKISEVATNDQTSFLPASADATEVQERASDFRQASGAPAIVVLERDGGLTDDDLADARRIATALADRDDVQGVSPVIPSEDGDAAEIVATLTEDAETGDAVAAIRSTVDDAVPSGLAAYVTGPAGFTADLTEAFAGIDGLLLGVALAAVFVILVVVYRSPLLPFLVLGTATFALCASILVVYELAKAGVVTVNGQVQGILSILVIGAATDYALLYTARFREALRDHRSGWDATRSALRGAFEPIVASGGTVIVGVLCLLLSDLNSNKALGPVAAIGIAFSLLAALTLLPALLLAFRRAAFWPLRPAYGSGHRAATGPDASGLWARVGRLVARRSRTVWVVCTVALLAMGGGLVGLRADGVPQSDLVIGASQARDGQDVLADHFPGGSGSPAQVIGAERDLDGLVEAVRSVPGVDGVVAAAEDSPSGTVPVGGGTDGGSGGGDAASGNAVPGGGGAPAAAAEPTVSRGDVLLEVTLADPADSAAAEQTVRDLRAAVERVDPEAVVGGVTATALDTNDTGIRDRSVIIPVVLAVILVILVLLLRSVVAPLVLIGSVIVSFAAALGVGALVFDHLFHFPGADPSVPLYAFVFLVALGVDYNIFLMTRVREEALRHGPREGVLRGLAATGGVITSAGIVLAATFAALGVIPILFLAQIAFVVAFGVLLDTVVVRSLLVPALVIDLGRRAWWPSRLSRASRHM from the coding sequence GTGTCCCGGTTCCTGCGCATCGTCCTGCCCGCCCTCGTCATCGTCGTCTGGCTCGTCGTCGCCAGCGTCGGCGGACCCGTGTTCGGCAAGATCTCCGAGGTCGCGACGAACGACCAGACCTCGTTCCTGCCCGCCTCCGCGGACGCCACCGAGGTGCAGGAGCGCGCGTCCGACTTCCGCCAGGCCTCGGGGGCGCCGGCGATCGTCGTGCTCGAACGCGACGGGGGCCTGACCGACGACGACCTCGCCGACGCCCGCCGCATCGCGACCGCCCTCGCCGACCGCGACGACGTGCAGGGTGTCAGCCCCGTCATCCCGAGCGAGGACGGCGACGCGGCCGAGATCGTCGCGACGCTCACCGAGGACGCGGAGACGGGCGACGCCGTCGCAGCGATCCGGTCGACGGTGGACGACGCCGTGCCGTCCGGGCTCGCCGCGTACGTCACCGGTCCGGCGGGCTTCACCGCGGACCTGACCGAGGCGTTCGCCGGCATCGACGGCCTGCTCCTCGGCGTCGCGCTCGCCGCGGTGTTCGTCATCCTCGTCGTCGTGTACCGCTCGCCCCTGCTGCCGTTCCTCGTGCTCGGCACCGCGACCTTCGCCCTGTGCGCGTCGATCCTCGTCGTGTACGAGCTGGCGAAGGCGGGCGTGGTCACCGTGAACGGGCAGGTGCAGGGCATCCTGTCGATCCTGGTCATCGGCGCGGCGACCGACTACGCGCTCCTCTACACGGCACGGTTCCGCGAGGCGCTGCGCGACCACCGTTCGGGGTGGGACGCCACGCGGTCGGCGCTGCGCGGAGCGTTCGAGCCGATCGTGGCCTCGGGCGGGACCGTCATCGTCGGCGTGCTCTGCCTCCTGCTGTCCGACCTGAACTCGAACAAGGCACTCGGCCCGGTCGCGGCGATCGGCATCGCGTTCAGCCTGCTCGCCGCCCTCACACTGCTCCCGGCGCTGCTCCTGGCCTTCCGGCGCGCTGCGTTCTGGCCCCTGCGCCCCGCGTACGGCAGCGGGCACCGCGCGGCCACCGGGCCCGACGCGTCCGGGCTGTGGGCACGTGTCGGGCGGCTGGTGGCGCGCCGGTCCCGGACGGTGTGGGTCGTGTGCACCGTCGCGCTCCTGGCCATGGGCGGCGGTCTGGTCGGTCTCCGCGCGGACGGGGTCCCGCAGAGCGACCTCGTCATCGGGGCATCGCAGGCGCGGGACGGGCAGGACGTCCTCGCGGACCACTTCCCCGGCGGGTCCGGCAGCCCAGCGCAGGTCATCGGCGCCGAGCGTGACCTGGACGGACTGGTGGAAGCGGTCCGGTCGGTCCCGGGCGTCGACGGCGTGGTCGCCGCGGCGGAGGACTCCCCCTCGGGCACCGTTCCCGTGGGTGGTGGGACCGACGGCGGTTCCGGCGGTGGTGACGCCGCGTCGGGCAACGCCGTGCCCGGTGGCGGTGGCGCACCGGCTGCCGCCGCCGAGCCGACCGTCTCGCGGGGTGACGTCCTGCTCGAGGTCACCCTGGCCGACCCCGCCGACTCCGCCGCCGCGGAGCAGACCGTCCGCGACCTGCGCGCCGCGGTCGAGCGGGTGGATCCGGAAGCGGTCGTCGGTGGTGTGACGGCGACGGCACTCGACACGAACGACACCGGGATCCGGGACCGCTCGGTCATCATCCCCGTGGTGCTCGCGGTCATCCTGGTGATCCTCGTGCTGCTGCTCCGGAGCGTCGTGGCGCCGCTCGTGCTCATCGGCAGCGTGATCGTGTCCTTCGCGGCCGCGCTCGGCGTCGGCGCGCTGGTGTTCGACCACCTGTTCCACTTCCCCGGCGCGGACCCGTCGGTCCCGCTGTACGCGTTCGTCTTCCTGGTCGCGCTCGGGGTGGACTACAACATCTTCCTCATGACACGGGTGCGCGAGGAGGCGCTGCGGCACGGCCCGCGCGAGGGCGTCCTCCGCGGGCTCGCCGCGACCGGTGGGGTGATCACCTCGGCAGGGATCGTCCTGGCGGCGACCTTCGCGGCCCTCGGGGTGATCCCGATCCTGTTCCTCGCCCAGATCGCCTTCGTCGTCGCGTTCGGCGTGCTGCTCGACACCGTCGTGGTCCGGTCACTGCTCGTCCCGGCGCTCGTGATCGACCTCGGACGCCGCGCCTGGTGGCCGTCGCGCCTCTCGCGTGCATCCCGTCACATGTGA
- a CDS encoding GntR family transcriptional regulator codes for MPVPSTQPAAERKLLRDTVQDKIRDAIMDGTLEPGERLNDDDLIAWLGVSRTPIREALAELARAGLIEMAPNRYTRVAAPSSDELLDAYRTLGVIYGGVVRLAVPRFTAAERRKVVATLDDVAARIDADHQDEVAREGSDIYSMWADACGNAALAKLCRATTDGLAFKLRVPELAELVPAEVVRPEIDRLRAAVLDEDPIAAELAMEAIHLLPTRD; via the coding sequence ATGCCAGTTCCCTCCACGCAGCCCGCCGCCGAGCGCAAGCTGCTCCGTGACACCGTGCAGGACAAGATCCGCGACGCGATCATGGACGGCACGCTCGAACCGGGCGAGCGGCTGAACGACGACGACCTCATCGCGTGGCTCGGGGTCTCCCGGACGCCGATCCGTGAGGCACTGGCCGAGCTCGCCCGCGCGGGACTCATCGAGATGGCGCCGAACCGCTACACACGGGTCGCCGCCCCGAGCAGCGACGAGCTGCTCGACGCGTACCGCACCCTCGGGGTCATCTACGGTGGCGTCGTCCGGCTCGCCGTCCCGCGGTTCACCGCTGCTGAGCGCAGGAAGGTGGTCGCGACCCTCGACGACGTCGCCGCCCGGATCGACGCCGACCACCAGGACGAGGTGGCACGCGAGGGCTCCGACATCTACTCGATGTGGGCGGACGCCTGCGGCAACGCCGCGCTGGCGAAGCTGTGCCGGGCGACGACCGACGGCCTGGCGTTCAAGCTGCGCGTCCCCGAGCTGGCCGAGCTGGTGCCGGCCGAGGTGGTCCGGCCGGAGATCGACAGGCTGCGGGCCGCCGTGCTCGACGAGGACCCGATCGCCGCGGAGCTCGCGATGGAGGCGATCCACCTCCTGCCGACCCGCGACTGA
- a CDS encoding LCP family protein, producing MSIDPEQTTRRARRGSVPPRHGRQKRGAGVVLPAIAGVLAMGLALTGGYAAFAFTSLTNNVTKIDAIAPRSNDDDDDVDGQAQNILLVGDDHRPDNATPEEMAELSTEDDGGATNTDTMIVLHINADGSQATMISFPRDSYVDIPGVGKGKLNSAFYYGTLNGGGDTGGAKLLIQTIQELSGLTIDHYVRVSLLGFYQVVKELGPVEVCLNNAVKDPYSGVDLPAGTSELDAKQALSFVRQRHGLPNGDLDRNARQQYFLSQEARKVLSAGTLLNPIKMNAILSAVGGSIQTDTDLVSLGAQMRNLRPGNIQSATIPTLGTPTIRTNSGPLSIVEVDTVGLPAFVQGLVGEPEEYTKATAADPAATSVTVLNGSGVTGAAATATANLTARGFQAGAPGSSETTKTTQVQYPAGQESQAKAVAETVPGAVAVRSSAVTGVTLVLGSDGKTVSAPPSPDAPTDSGPSEPAQPEQSESRSSEPEPSSTDVKSYGKEGVCIN from the coding sequence GTGAGCATCGATCCCGAGCAGACGACGCGCCGTGCCCGCCGCGGTTCCGTGCCGCCGCGCCACGGGCGCCAGAAGCGGGGGGCGGGCGTGGTCCTGCCCGCCATCGCGGGCGTGCTGGCCATGGGCCTTGCCCTGACCGGCGGGTACGCCGCGTTCGCCTTCACCAGCCTCACCAACAACGTCACGAAGATCGACGCGATCGCACCGCGGTCGAACGACGACGACGACGACGTCGACGGCCAGGCGCAGAACATCCTGCTCGTCGGTGACGACCACCGCCCGGACAACGCGACGCCCGAGGAGATGGCGGAGCTGAGCACCGAGGACGACGGCGGTGCGACGAACACCGACACGATGATCGTCCTGCACATCAACGCCGACGGCAGCCAGGCGACGATGATCTCGTTCCCGCGCGACTCGTACGTCGACATCCCCGGTGTCGGCAAGGGCAAGCTCAACAGCGCGTTCTACTACGGCACCCTCAACGGCGGTGGCGACACCGGCGGTGCGAAGCTGCTCATCCAGACGATCCAGGAACTCAGCGGCCTGACGATCGACCACTACGTCCGGGTCTCGCTGCTCGGCTTCTACCAGGTGGTCAAGGAGCTCGGACCGGTCGAGGTCTGCCTCAACAACGCGGTCAAGGACCCGTACTCGGGTGTCGACCTGCCCGCGGGCACCTCGGAGCTCGACGCCAAGCAGGCGCTCTCGTTCGTGCGTCAGCGTCACGGCCTGCCCAACGGGGACCTCGACCGCAACGCACGCCAGCAGTACTTCCTGTCGCAGGAGGCCCGCAAGGTCCTCTCCGCGGGCACGTTGCTCAACCCGATCAAGATGAACGCGATCCTCAGCGCCGTGGGCGGATCGATCCAGACGGACACCGACCTGGTGTCACTCGGGGCGCAGATGCGGAACCTGCGCCCCGGCAACATCCAGTCGGCCACCATCCCGACCCTCGGCACCCCGACCATCAGGACGAACTCGGGGCCGCTGTCCATCGTCGAGGTCGACACCGTCGGGCTCCCCGCCTTCGTGCAGGGCCTGGTCGGCGAACCCGAGGAGTACACGAAGGCGACGGCTGCGGATCCGGCGGCGACGAGCGTCACCGTGCTCAACGGCAGCGGTGTCACCGGTGCCGCCGCCACCGCGACCGCGAACCTCACCGCCCGCGGTTTCCAGGCCGGTGCGCCGGGGTCGTCGGAGACGACGAAGACCACGCAGGTGCAGTACCCGGCCGGCCAGGAGTCGCAGGCGAAGGCCGTGGCCGAGACGGTGCCCGGTGCGGTCGCCGTCCGCTCGTCCGCCGTGACCGGTGTCACCCTCGTGCTCGGGTCCGACGGCAAGACCGTGAGCGCGCCGCCGTCGCCCGACGCCCCGACGGACAGTGGGCCGTCGGAGCCCGCGCAGCCGGAGCAGTCGGAGTCGCGCTCGTCCGAACCGGAGCCGAGCAGCACCGACGTCAAGAGCTACGGCAAGGAAGGCGTCTGCATCAACTGA
- a CDS encoding endonuclease/exonuclease/phosphatase family protein — translation MSHVARPITLMTYNVKNPDPRHDWPARLPLVLEVIRRHDPDVLCVQEAFDHQMDALRAGLPDHGDVGQGREGGTAGEHAAVFFRRDRLRPVDVGTFWLSDTPDEPVSNTWGSLYPRVANHARFIDADGGAFTLLTTHFDHEANEHGDDVRRRSAALVIERLSAVDGPVVFAGDCNEPWGRGPASQVFTEAGYEDAWTVAGDPEDRTASYNDWQAPVASGERIDWVLTRGGVAVERVVIDHDGPETWAASDHFPVVASLRV, via the coding sequence GTGAGCCACGTCGCCCGTCCGATCACCCTGATGACCTACAACGTGAAGAACCCGGACCCGCGTCACGACTGGCCAGCGCGGCTCCCGCTCGTGCTCGAGGTCATCCGGCGCCACGACCCCGACGTGCTCTGCGTGCAGGAGGCCTTCGACCACCAGATGGACGCGCTCCGCGCCGGCCTGCCGGACCACGGTGACGTCGGGCAGGGGCGTGAGGGCGGCACGGCGGGCGAACACGCCGCGGTGTTCTTCCGGCGCGACCGGCTCCGGCCCGTCGACGTCGGGACGTTCTGGTTGTCGGACACCCCCGACGAGCCCGTGTCCAACACGTGGGGCAGCCTGTACCCGCGGGTGGCGAACCACGCCAGGTTCATCGACGCCGACGGCGGAGCCTTCACGCTCCTGACCACGCACTTCGACCACGAGGCGAACGAGCACGGCGACGACGTCCGGCGTCGGAGTGCGGCCCTGGTGATCGAGCGGCTCAGCGCCGTCGACGGCCCGGTGGTCTTCGCCGGCGACTGCAACGAGCCCTGGGGTCGGGGTCCGGCCTCGCAGGTGTTCACGGAAGCCGGGTACGAGGACGCGTGGACGGTGGCGGGGGATCCCGAGGACCGCACGGCGTCGTACAACGACTGGCAGGCCCCCGTCGCATCGGGGGAGCGCATCGACTGGGTGCTCACCCGTGGCGGGGTCGCGGTCGAGCGAGTGGTGATCGACCACGACGGGCCGGAGACCTGGGCCGCCAGTGACCACTTCCCGGTGGTGGCCTCGCTCCGGGTCTAG
- a CDS encoding SDR family oxidoreductase, whose amino-acid sequence MTEQQNDQTGPGQSGLDQYSMQDPTKMYADKKPDEQYLEGAGTDEEMAQNVPADHGEDTYRGSGRLQGRKALVTGGDSGIGAAVAIAYAREGADVAIVYLPEEQEDADRIVGLIEAAGRTAVAIPGDIKDLAFCEELVQKAVDGLGGIDILVNNAGKQQNVDDITKISDEEFDETFKTNAYATFRITKAAVPHMQPGSTIINTTSIQAYAPSPHLVHYAATKATVNNMAKGLAAQLAPKGIRVNAVAPGPIWTPLQPAGGQPPEALPSAGEQTYLGRWGQPAELAPAFVFLASGESSYVVGETLHVDGGMPTP is encoded by the coding sequence ATGACGGAGCAGCAGAACGACCAGACGGGGCCCGGTCAGTCGGGGCTGGACCAGTACTCGATGCAGGACCCCACGAAGATGTACGCCGACAAGAAGCCGGACGAGCAGTACCTCGAGGGTGCCGGCACCGACGAGGAGATGGCGCAGAACGTCCCCGCCGACCACGGCGAGGACACCTACCGCGGCTCCGGTCGTCTGCAGGGCCGCAAGGCACTCGTGACCGGTGGCGACTCGGGCATCGGCGCAGCGGTCGCGATCGCCTACGCCCGGGAGGGCGCCGACGTCGCGATCGTCTACCTCCCCGAGGAGCAGGAGGACGCCGACCGCATCGTCGGCCTCATCGAGGCAGCGGGGCGCACAGCCGTCGCGATCCCCGGTGACATCAAGGACCTGGCGTTCTGCGAGGAGCTCGTCCAGAAGGCCGTCGACGGCCTCGGCGGGATCGACATCCTGGTGAACAACGCCGGCAAGCAGCAGAACGTCGACGACATCACGAAGATCTCGGACGAGGAGTTCGACGAGACCTTCAAGACGAACGCCTACGCGACCTTCCGCATCACCAAGGCGGCCGTCCCGCACATGCAGCCCGGTTCGACGATCATCAACACCACGTCGATCCAGGCGTACGCGCCGTCGCCGCACCTCGTGCACTACGCCGCCACGAAGGCCACCGTGAACAACATGGCGAAGGGCCTCGCGGCGCAGCTCGCACCGAAGGGCATCCGCGTCAACGCCGTCGCCCCCGGCCCGATCTGGACGCCGCTGCAGCCGGCCGGCGGGCAGCCGCCGGAGGCGCTGCCGTCCGCGGGCGAGCAGACCTACCTGGGTCGCTGGGGCCAGCCCGCCGAGCTCGCGCCGGCGTTCGTGTTCCTCGCGAGCGGGGAGTCGTCCTACGTGGTCGGCGAGACGCTCCACGTCGACGGCGGCATGCCGACGCCGTAG
- a CDS encoding TetR/AcrR family transcriptional regulator → MMLEHTSADTQAAAAAAATLHLRITIVGATVDLLRDVPFHEAHVGLVAERMGITTEELRQHFPSWDGLVLAALDRWNGARMDEVTREVGDGSTVELLRAIVASNAEDPALMRLLVALLSVAGNPAHPMATYLRSRYQLFYSQIKRGLEHDIAVGRAPHTMDPRRGAEQLIALYEGLQLQAMLRADLDLVPAFDRAVARLERGWMERYEPHAAQRFSTWSDGGSWEI, encoded by the coding sequence ATGATGCTCGAACACACCAGCGCGGACACGCAGGCGGCAGCCGCCGCGGCCGCCACACTGCACCTGCGGATCACGATCGTCGGCGCCACGGTCGACCTGCTCCGCGACGTGCCCTTCCACGAGGCGCACGTCGGACTCGTCGCCGAGCGCATGGGCATCACGACCGAGGAGCTGCGACAGCACTTCCCCTCGTGGGACGGCCTGGTGCTCGCGGCCCTGGACCGGTGGAACGGCGCCCGGATGGACGAGGTCACGCGCGAGGTCGGGGACGGCTCCACCGTCGAGCTGCTCCGCGCGATCGTCGCCTCGAACGCCGAGGACCCGGCCCTCATGCGGTTGCTCGTCGCACTGCTCTCCGTCGCGGGCAACCCGGCGCACCCGATGGCCACCTACCTGCGGTCGCGCTACCAGCTCTTCTACTCGCAGATCAAGCGCGGGCTCGAGCACGACATCGCCGTGGGGCGCGCACCGCACACGATGGACCCGCGCCGTGGTGCGGAGCAGCTCATCGCGCTGTACGAGGGGCTGCAGCTCCAGGCGATGCTGCGCGCGGACCTCGACCTGGTGCCGGCGTTCGACCGTGCGGTCGCCCGACTCGAGCGCGGCTGGATGGAACGGTACGAGCCGCACGCTGCTCAGCGCTTCTCGACGTGGAGCGACGGCGGCAGCTGGGAGATCTGA
- a CDS encoding DUF2795 domain-containing protein → MAAPNPIQVQKYLSGIDYPASKEDIVATAEKEGAPGDVLDALKAIPGGDYDAPTAVTKAVSDKG, encoded by the coding sequence ATGGCAGCACCGAACCCGATCCAGGTCCAGAAGTACCTCAGCGGCATCGACTACCCCGCCTCGAAGGAGGACATCGTCGCGACCGCCGAGAAGGAGGGCGCCCCCGGTGACGTCCTCGACGCGCTCAAGGCGATCCCGGGCGGCGACTACGACGCGCCCACCGCGGTGACGAAGGCCGTCTCCGACAAGGGCTGA